The following are encoded together in the Bactrocera neohumeralis isolate Rockhampton chromosome 6, APGP_CSIRO_Bneo_wtdbg2-racon-allhic-juicebox.fasta_v2, whole genome shotgun sequence genome:
- the LOC126761374 gene encoding transmembrane protein 267: MHCHIMVYVRIVLTTLLTITCLLGDNFVELTQHPLLKALADNATHAVIGALTGIAFAVQFHERTSNLLGWFLIFTCFAVSSLIDLDHFIEARSLYLEDATNLPRRPFLHCSSIIFVILIFYLCTASLNYLKTSLTFGVLLCAFVTHHTRDAVRRGYWFCPIGHTGRVPNVAYIVITVLTPHLVAYLHGICRSGPVQYFLGQYIKLSDNYRIGSGGYRYMNV; the protein is encoded by the exons atgcactgccatatAATGGTTTACGTACGCATTGTGCTTACAACGTTACTGACTATCACCTGTCTGCTGGGAGACAATTTTGTTGAACTGACACAACATCCTCTATTAAAAGCATTAGCTGATAATGCTACACATGCTGTAATTGGTGCATTAACAGGAATCGCATTTGCTGTTCAATTTCACGAGCGTACGAGCAATTTGTTGGGATGGTTCCTGATATTCACCTGTTTTGCCGTATCTTCTTTAATTGATTTGGATCACTTTATAGAAGCGCGTTCACTGTACTTAGAG gATGCGACTAACTTGCCCCGACGTCCTTTTCTACATTGTTCGagtataatttttgtaatactcATTTTCTACCTATGCACGGCCAGTTTAAACTATTTAAAGACATCTTTAACATTTGGCGTGTTGCTTTGCGCTTTTGTCACACATCATACCCGTGATGCCGTGCGTCGTGGTTATTGGTTTTGTCCAATTGGTCACACTGGCCGCGTTCCCAATGTGGCCTACATTGTGATAACTGTTTTGACGCCACATTTGGTGGCATATTTACATGGCATTTGTCGTAGTGGACCAGTGCAGTACTTCCTGGGTCAGTATATAAAGCTGAGCGATAATTATCGTATTGGAAGTGGCGGTTATCGTTATATGAATGTGTAA
- the LOC126761379 gene encoding ubiquitin-conjugating enzyme E2 T-like codes for MNDKIKKMRIPIEVKQLVKNQSDHGISCAPESNDDDYSNLLAKVPGPKGSPYEGGVFEIKIRFGTQYPFQPPTFKFSTPIYHPNIDNSGKICLDLLRMPPTGSYNPAITLESMLLSIQLLLASPNPDDPLNSEAADLYKTNIEQFNIKTRELLQKEHPNHKNVI; via the exons atgaacgataaaattaaaaaaatgagaatCCCAATTGAAGTTAAACAATTGGTGAAGAATCAGTCTGATCATG GTATTTCTTGTGCGCCGGAATCAAATGATGACGATTATTCGAATTTGTTGGCAAAAGTTCCTGGACCAAAAGGTTCACCATATGAAGGCGGTGTATTCGAAATTAAAATACGTTTTGGCACCCAGTATCCTTTCCAACCACCAACGTTCAAGTTCTCAACACCAATTTATCATCCAAATATAGACAACT cgGGCAAAATTTGTTTGGATTTGTTACGAATGCCGCCAACCGGATCTTACAATCCTGCTATTACACTGGAGTCAATGCTACTCTCCATTCAATTACTACTAGCTTCTCCTAACCCAGACGATCCGTTGAATAGCGAAGCAGCGGATCTCTACAAAACTAATATTGAACAATTTAACATTAAAACACGTGAATTATTACAAAAAGAACATCCGAACCACAAAAATGTCATATGA
- the LOC126761378 gene encoding ubiquitin-conjugating enzyme E2 C: protein MAQNISPEHSGVDSAKQGANSCAAKHGHAVSKRLQKELMNLMMATEKGISAFPDGENIFKWIGTIAGPANTVYVGQKYRLSLEFPNSYPYAPPAVKFLTPCFHPNVDLAGCICLDILKDKWSALYDVRTILLSIQSLLGEPNNDSPLNAQAAMMWADQAEYKKYLDAFYEKHKDT from the exons atgGCTCAGAACATCAGTCCAGAGCATAGTGGAGTAGACTCTGCGAAACAAGGTGCCAACTCCTGTGCAGCAAAGCATGGGCATGCAGTTAGTAAACG TCTCCAAAAAGAATTGATGAACTTAATGATGGCAACAGAGAAAGGTATATCAGCATTCCCCGAtggtgaaaatatatttaaatggaTTGGTACGATTGCTGGTCCAGCCAATACAGTATATGTGGGTCAAAAGTATCGTCTCTCGTTGGAGTTTCCAAATTCATATCCATACGCACCACCAGCCGTAAAATTTTTGACACCCTGTTTCCATCCAAACGTAGATCTAGCTGGCTGTATATGTTTGGATATATTGAAAGATAAATGGTCGGCCCTATATGATGTACGCACAATCCTGCTGTCTATACAATCGCTATTGGGTGAACCCAATAATGATAGTCCGCTAAACGCTCAGGCGGCAATGATGTGGGCGGATCAAGCCGAGTACAAAAAATACCTGGATGCCTTTTACGAAAAACACAAGGACACATAA
- the LOC126761373 gene encoding kxDL motif-containing protein CG10681 has protein sequence MAQNFQGVQSPTAKSNNGNATENVTPESEFEGFHNYTAAEVFIQGLAGLVNQGDVETMIRAQKQMLQRFEKTNEMMLNCNQLSQSRLKNANDDFKKHVKLLTEMKKDLDYIFRKVRSIKQKLSQQYPLDYAEAQPQRSSLAEEAEDETEAKSSKSNVETKSVECCTNVDDTSSKPNRDSLNKSTTVEYVQMEEAVDNGKPIENELIKRVCSIETTNPNDSSDATSEDTG, from the exons ATGGCTCAGAACTTTCAGGGAGTGCAATCTCCTACTGCCAAGAGTAATAATGGTAACGCAACGGAGAATGTTACACCCGAAAGTGAATTTGAAGGATTCCACAACTATACGGCGGCTGAAGTCTTTATCCAAGGATTGGCTGGATTAGTCAATCAAGGAGACGTTGAAACTATGATAAGAGCCCAAAAGCAAAT GCTACAGCGGTTCGAAAAAACGAATGAAATGATGCTAAACTGTAACCAGTTATCACAAAGTCGTCTTAAAAATGCGAATGATGATTTCAAAAAACATGTGAAACTACTAACTGAAATGAAAAAGGATCTGGATTACATTTTTAGGAAAGTGCGTTCCATAAAACAAAAGCTAAGCCAACAGTATCCTTTAGACTACGCTGAGGCCCAACCTCAACGAAGTAGTTTAGCAGAGGAGGCAGAAGATGAGACAGAAGCAAAGAGTTCAAAATCGAATGTAGAGACAAAAAGTGTGGAATGTTGTACTAATGTTGATGATACATCTTCGAAACCCAATAGAGattctttaaataaaagcaCCACAGTTGAGTATGTGCAAATGGAAGAAGCCGTGGACAATGGCAAACCCATTGAAAACGAGTTAATTAAACGTGTATGCTCAATTGAAACGACAAACCCCAATGACTCCTCAGACGCTACATCTGAGGACACTGGCTAG
- the LOC126761369 gene encoding EARP-interacting protein homolog, whose product MEESNGLIYGLELQARALTPQYGEGNEVRFFIATNSLKPTNQVHLLEFNEEQANVKSKIYEHSLGEVWKLNSSPHDENLIASCYNVLKGSQVQTQAALLEMPAEVDEQNLKMEFLPWQQVETLDTEKYGDKVKTVEFHPSQKNTLACVVDGKVVIFDRAESQTRVVAEAAAPNAQKNSPSFTTGKWSHHHQGHQFFTLHDCSVRSFDIRDTQHCAWSIEDAHNQLVRDLDCNPNKQCHIVTGGDDGAVKVWDCRMPKEAVFSRNDHAHWVWSVRFNTFHDQLILSSSSDCKVLLTCAGSVSSEASSDALPEERRRVLSDGLLQTFDQHEDSVYCVEWSNVDPWIFASLSYDGRVLISKVPKQYKYQIIL is encoded by the exons ATGGAAGAGTCTAACGGATTGATTTATGGCTTAGAACTGCAA GCTCGAGCCTTAACTCCGCAATACGGCGAAGGAAATGAGGTGCGCTTTTTTATAGCGACAAACTCTTTAAAACCCACCAATCAAGTACATTTACTGGAGTTTAATGAAGAGCAAGCAAATGTAAAATCGAAG ATCTACGAACATTCGCTTGGCGAAGTTTGGAAGTTAAATAGTAGCCCACATGATGAAAATTTGATTGCTTCCTGTTACAATGTACTTAAAGGATCACAAGTACAAACACAAGCGGCATTGCTTGAAATGCCTGCGGAAGTGgatgaacaaaatttaaaaatggagTTTCTACCTTGGCAGCAAGTTGAAACACTCGATACTGag AAATATGGTGATAAAGTGAAAACTGTTGAATTTCATCCCAGTCAGAAAAATACTTTAGCTTGTGTAGTAGATGGAAAAGTTGTCATTTTTGATCGTGCTGAATCGCAGACGCGTGTTGTAGCAGAAGCTGCAGCACCAAATGCACAAAAGAATTCACCTTCTTTCACCACAGGCAAGTGGTCTCATCACCATCAGGGACATCAGTTTTTTACTTTACACGATTGTAGTGTGCGCTCGTTTGATATTCGTGACACGCAACACTGTGCATGGTCCATTGAGGATGCACACAATCAGCTTGTTCGTGATCTGGATTGCAATCCAAATAAGCAATGCCATATTGTAACAGGCGGTGATGATGGCGCAGTAAAAGTGTGGGATTGTCGTATGCCAAAAGAAGCAGTATTTTCACGTAATGACCACGCTCATTGGGTTTGGTCGGTGCGATTTAACACATTCCATGACCAACTAATATTATCGAGCTCAAGTGATTGCAAAGTTTTGCTGACATGTGCCGGTTCGGTAAGCTCTGAGGCATCTAGTGATGCATTGCCGGAGGAACGTCGACGTGTACTTTCAGATGGTTTATTACAGACTTTTGATCAACATGAAGACTCGGTTTATTGCGTTGAGTGGAGTAATGTAGATCCTTGGATTTTTGCGTCGCTGAGTTACGATGGCcgtgttttaatttcaaaagtcCCAAAGCAATAcaaatatcaaataatattgtaa
- the LOC126761366 gene encoding transcription factor 25: MSSRALKKLQSGIEKDLIIDGKDSNDDDQLSEDDDELETTRGKHLNPFDLLNQQSFSESEVKEDDNETEHASTAANLPSGAGGGGAAKQKKKKKRKKKAKYTGNHISSEDNELTDKYLSDIDSLIGKVNDATNQNENLEPPRIEVDNSLLRVELRHLNPQNEMRRTFGKRVVKIENKRGRQKPTLKCTYMVTAKDSWPRIPKNVISMKAVQPPDQLAGPSRAHINPLEKIQWFAFEHSAYYQGIQNLFLQAVERTDSEFFISLIRRCPYHVDSLIQLSELCKMTENYSLATELIERAVLVLEYSLHPCFSLTSGNCRLDYRRQENRAFFITLFKYAQYLEARACCRTAFEISKLILNINPKVDPLAIVLIIDYYALRSKQYAWLIKFYEEYDTVRNLSQLPNMAYSYALALFCQSGDCEKTNKALQYALLMFPGVLRLLLDELSVNTDMRVITSSYFNSSISGSQSPSLHQLVSLYVCRAKVVWRVDNMLPWLEHNVNTVLDLVDKKDEIINDYNKKRAVRYVSPPRPILRHVILSDYKEKVPLAPFLSTEKDPIVMYDPLPPLDSMNSYERKSSSSSPTTGPNRSVLMFFESLMPSFNLNNRGGEQQQQQNAVVEAVAERANALPAPQANVGHDDDEVAQVDRHLQALNANLENVAAEDPAANPEGGASYRELTQSLTNIVDAMRDFLQNFRIVEPMQTADAEENGSSEEDTSDYFD, from the exons ATGTCATCTCGCGCACTTAAGAAATTGCAAAGTGGTATAGAAAAGGATTTAATAATCGATGGCAAAGATAGCAACGATGATGACCAACTAAGTGAGGATGATGACGAATTGGAAACAACACGGGGAAAGCACTTGAATCCCTTTGATCTG TTGAATCAACAAAGTTTCTCGGAGAGCGAAGTCAAAGAGGATGACAACGAAACGGAGCATGCTTCAACGGCGGCAAATCTACCAAGTGGGGCAGGTGGTGGTGGTGCAGCcaaacaaaagaagaagaagaagcgcaAGAAGAAGGCAAAATACACCGGCAATCACATAAGCAGTGAGGATAATGAG CTTACAGATAAATATCTAAGCGATATAGATTCCCTTATAGGGAAAGTAAATGATGCCACAAACCAAAACGAAAATTTGGAACCTCCTAGAATAGAGGTAGATaattcattgctgagagtgGAACTAAGACACTTAAATCCACAAAATGAGATGCGACGAACATTTGGTAAACGAGTTGTTAAAATTGA AAATAAACGTGGCCGTCAAAAACCGACactgaagtgtacatatatGGTTACTGCCAAAGATTCCTGGCCTCGTATACCGAAAAACGTTATTTCGATGAAAGCAGTACAGCCGCCGGATCAGTTGGCGGGCCCTAGCCGTGCTCACATTAATCCTTTAGAGAAAATTCAATGGTTTGCTTTCGAACACAGCGCATACTATCAgggaatacaaaatttatttttgcaagcTGTTGAACGCACTGATTCAGAATTCTTTATTAGTTTGATTAGGCGTTGCCCATATCACGTGGATTCTTTAATACAGCTAAGTGAATTAT GTAAAATGACAGAGAACTATAGCTTAGCTACTGAACTCATTGAGCGCGCCGTACTTGTGCTAGAGTACTCACTACATCCATGTTTTAGTTTGACATCGGGCAATTGTCGTCTTGATTACCGTCGCCAAGAAAATCGGGCATTCTTTATTACATTGTTTAAATATGCGCAATATTTGGAAGCGCGTGCTTGTTGTCGCACCGCTTTTGAAATTTCCAAGTTAATATTGAACATAAATCCGAAAGTAGATCCGCTTGCTATAGTTCTGATTATCGACTACTATGCTTTGCGTAGCAAGCAATATGCTTGGCTTATAAAATTCTACGAGGAATACGATACCGTGCGCAACTTATCACAGCTACCCAACATGGCATACTCATATGCTTTGGCATTATTTTGCCAATCAGGAG attgtgaaaaaacaaataaagcttTGCAGTATGCACTGTTGATGTTTCCTGGAGTGTTGCGCCTGCTTCTGGATGAATTATCTGTAAATACAGATATGCGTGTAATAACATCGTCTTACTTTAACTCTTCGATATCTGGCAG CCAATCACCTTCACTGCATCAGCTTGTGTCATTGTACGTCTGTCGAGCCAAAGTAGTGTGGCGTGTGGACAATATGTTGCCTTGGTTGGAGCATAACGTTAATACAGTTTTGGATCTTGTTGATAAAAAGGATGAAATAATTAACGATTACAACAAGAAACGTGCGGTGCGTTATGTCTCGCCGCCACGTCCCATTTTACGTCATGTGATACTATCGGATTATAAGGAAAAGGTACCATTAGCTCCATTCCTCAGCACGGAGAAGGATCCGATAGTGATGTATGATCCTTTGCCGCCACTGGACTCGATGAATTCCTATGAGCG aaAATCATCGTCTAGCAGCCCGACAACCGGCCCAAACCGATCGGTTCTCATGTTCTTTGAATCGCTGATGCCgtcatttaatttgaataatcgTGGTGGtgagcaacaacagcagcaaaatgcCGTTGTGGAAGCTGTGGCCGAACGTGCTAATGCTCTGCCCGCACCACAAGCTAATGTGGGTCATGATGATGATGAAGTAGCGCAAGTGGATCGGCATCTTCAAGCATTAAATGCGAATTTGGAAAATGTCGCCGCTGAAG ATCCTGCCGCCAATCCCGAAGGCGGCGCTTCATATCGAGAACTCACACAATCACTGACAAATATCGTAGATGCTATGCGTGATTTCCTGCAAAATTTCCGTATTGTCGAGCCCATGCAGACGGCTGATGCTGAAGAAAACGGCAGTTCCGAGGAAGACACCAGCGATTACTTTGATTGA
- the LOC126761364 gene encoding cold shock domain-containing protein E1, which yields MNAQSKGYRTGEDIYDNISCDGFFNMNAMRIQTTFPPIGTFTLDSTLGPPPSQSQNQPPISQHPPPIGIFDANEVPEIIQNPATIGVFQSNSVLSNGGGSGGGGGNNSSSIFSSQSSSSSAANDPSQATRETGIIEKLLHSYGFIQCCERQARLFFHFSQFSGNIDHLKIGDPVEFEMTYDRRTGKPIASQVSKIAPEVVLSEERVTGTVTTELRTDCANNLLSSNETTGRISYENRGECFFLPYTKDDVEGNVNLRAGDKVSFQIATNQRGNLGACHIRLENPAQPVKYRGVVCSMKESFGFIERADVVKEIFFHFSEAEGNVELRPGDDVEFTIQTRNGREFACNITRLAPGSVIFEDVDTTIYKGQVLKPLDRNNPTRQTNDPLPGRIRYRAPDYSEVEVPFGDKDQKGDFTLRHGDWVQFLLATDRRDQLQRATSISLLDETFKVSGEKREQGVVASLKDGFGFLRCVERNLRLFFHFTEVLDTSREIAVNDEVEFTVVQEPGVPYNTSRLHAIRIKHLPPNTVQFEMLMASNIEGSVTREAPKSPVKSQDRVEGGVITYDHGDVKKTIMYFLKDCEKPPRIGDRVRFDIYLVKRNKEFIAVNVQLIGQMQQIHQQQLQQQQQQQPQHMLTNTTNQLQHQHMHNQNNEQMLLSNGVGVGLNTGIGGNTGGMLLPPQNGYLPLTNSTQLLSTPKIEDFKLDNNNLAMGEHGQTYRGFIAVIKENFGFIETLSHDEEVFFHFSNYVGNPNWLELGQEVEYTLSPNGNTSASGNCLPAENVRTLPKGSIPQPAILDGTHNGIVARPLRCINPDQQEYAGLIEVLDETKQSVLTQHEFGITSLVNKRDLLQKGDLVTFRIDEIGRAADINAVRQKKRATVDSIKGQFGFLNYEIEDGKKLFFHMSEVQGNAVALHPGDTVEFSVVTNQRNGKSSACNVLKINDRPDRLISRLKLNADDTVPRLIITRAPRGPQSKGFLPQARIARIPGILIE from the exons ATGAACGCCCAATCAAAAGGTTACCGCACCGGTGAag ATATCTACGATAACATTTCTTGCGATGGCTTTTTCAACATGAATGCCATGCGTATTCAAACCACTTTTCCGCCAATTGGCACTTTTACTTTGGATTCTACGCTGGGACCGCCACCGTCTCAGTCGCAAAATCAGCCACCGATATCCCAACACCCACCACCGATTGGTATTTTCGACGCTAACGAGGTGCCAGAGATCATTCAAAATCCGGCAACAATTGGTGTGTTCCAATCCAATAGCGTTTTGAGCAATGGCGGAGGTAGTGGTGGCGGGGGCGGTAATAACTCCTCATCCATATTTAGTTCGCAATCGAGCTCTTCATCAGCTGCCAACGATCCAAGTCAAGCAACGCGTGAGACTGGAATTATTGAGAAACTTTTG cattcTTATGGATTCATTCAATGTTGTGAGCGTCAGGCACGTTTATTCTTTCACTTCTCGCAATTCAGCGGTAATATTGATCACTTAAAAATCGGTGATCCGGTCGAATTTGAAATGACTTACGATCGTCGCACAGGCAAGCCAATAGCAAGTCAAGTTTCGAAGATAGCACCAGAAGTG GTGTTATCGGAGGAACGAGTTACTGGCACTGTTACAACAGAACTTCGTACTGATTGCGCTAACAATTTGCTTTCGTCAAACGAGACAACTGGTCGCATCAGCTATGAAAATCGTGGCGAGTGCTTTTTCTTACCTTATACCAAAGATGATGTTGAGGGAAATGTCAATTTACGCGCCGGCGACAAAGTTAGTTTTCAAATTGCAACTAACCAAAG AGGTAACCTTGGTGCTTGCCACATTCGTTTGGAGAATCCCGCACAGCCTGTTAAGTATCGTGGTGTTGTATGCTCCATGAAAGAATCGTTTGGTTTTATTGAACGTGCTGATGTCGTCAAAGaaattttcttccatttttctgAAGCTGAGGGAAACGTTGAGTTGCGTCCAGGTGACGATGTTGAATTTACCATACAAACCCGTAAC GGTCGCGAATTTGCTTGTAATATAACGAGATTAGCACCAGGATCAGTTATATTTGAGGACGTAGATACCACGATCTACAAAGGGCAGGTGTTGAAGCCCCTTGACCGCAATAATCCAACTCGGCAAACTAATGATCCATTGCCCGGTCGTATACGGTATCGCGCACCAGACTATTCCGAAGTGGAAGTTCCCTTTGGGGACAAGGATCAG AAGGGTGACTTCACTTTGCGACATGGTGACTGGGTACAATTTTTACTCGCAACTGATAGACGCGATCAACTGCAGCGTGCTACTTCGATTTCTCTACTCGATGAAACCTTTAAGGTTTCCGGTGAGAAGCGTGAGCAAGGTGTTGTTGCTTCACTTAAGGACGGTTTTGGATTTTTACGTTGTGTTGAACGCAATTTacgtttattttttcactttacggAGGTGTTGGATACT agCCGGGAAATTGCTGTCAATGACGAAGTTGAATTTACTGTTGTGCAAGAGCCCGGTGTTCCATACAATACATCTCGCTTGCATGCCATTCGCATAAAGCACTTACCACCAAATACGGTGCAGTTTGAGATGTTAATGGCAAGTAATATTGAAG GCTCTGTAACGCGTGAGGCGCCTAAAAGTCCCGTCAAGTCCCAAGATCGTGTAGAGGGCGGTGTGATCACATATGATCACGGTGATGTCAAAAAGACTATAATGTATTTCCTTAAAGACTGCGAGAAACCACCAAGAATTGGAGATCGTGTACGATTCGATATCTACTTG GTAAAACGAAACAAAGAATTCATTGCTGTAAATGTACAACTAATTGgacaaatgcaacaaatacatcagcaacaattgcaacaacaacagcaacagcaaccacAACATATGTTAACCAATACAACGAACCAACTGCAACATCAACATATGCACAACCAAAACAATGAGCAAATGCTACTGTCCAATGGTGTCGGCGTTGGTCTTAATACCGGCATCGGCGGTAACACCGGTGGTATGTTGCTACCGCCACAAAACGGTTATTTACCACTGACTAATTCAACTCAGCTGCTATCCACACCAAAGATTGAAGACTTCAAATTGGACAATAATAACTTAGCAATGGGTGAACATGGACAAACTTACCGTGGCTTTATTGCTGTcatcaaagaaaattttggttttattgagACGCTTTCGCACGATGAAGAAgtcttttttcactttagcaATTATGTTGGTAATCCTAACTGGTTGGAATTGGGTCAAGAGGTTGAATATACTCTGTCGCCGAATGGCAACACTTCCGCCTCTGGAAATTGCTTGCCGGCTGAAAATGTGCGCACACTACCAAAAGGTTCCATACCACAGCCAGCCATTTTGGATGGTACTCATAACGGTATAGTGGCACGTCCACTACGCTGCATCAATCCCGATCAACAGGAGTATGCTGGACTTATTGAAGTTTTGGATGAAACTAAACAAAGTGTGCTGACACAGCACGAGTTCGGAATTACCAGTTTAGTGAATAAGCGCGATTTGCTACAAAAAGGTGATTTGGTCACTTTCCGGATTGATGAAATCGGACGCGCTGCTGATATAAATGCTGTACGCCAAAAGAAACGTGCAACTGTTGATTCAATTAAAGGACAATTTGGTTTTCTCAATTATGAAATTGAGGATGGCAAAAAGCTCTTCTTTCACATGTCAGAGGTGCAAGGCAATGCCGTTGCTTTACATCCAGGTGATACTGTTGAATTTTCGGTGGTTACCAATCag CGCAATGGCAAATCATCAGCTTGCAATGTACTGAAGATCAACGATCGTCCAGACCGTTTAATATCCCGGTTAAAGCTAAATGCAGATGATACTGTGCCACGATTAATCATCACGCGAGCACCACGAGGACCACAAAGCAAGGGCTTCTTGCCCCAAGCGCGCATTGCACGTATTCCAG gcattttaattgaataa